A portion of the Amia ocellicauda isolate fAmiCal2 chromosome 22, fAmiCal2.hap1, whole genome shotgun sequence genome contains these proteins:
- the ubxn6 gene encoding UBX domain-containing protein 6: MKKFFEDVKKDIKFKSAGPGKKLTDDSSSRPPPVRSAPPPQRRPGPNEGAQMAGAAALARVEQLQRPRPLTSQDAIRIQVKKELEAEAAATAVEGKPTAGEGSRLPAKEGPAALSVTGVFFTCPLTGATLAKSERETHIKEAILMRFAEDPVEASIMMIHTFNKDRERVKSGIDIITKYIDNICKHPEEEKYRKIKVHNKVFQEKLRSLDGSREFLQAVGFESQILPVEGKDDGEEFLVLPEGALSGLEELQGRLSRLQAGGPVRAQLDRQPQVYRPSPLASRFDLPLDFYNLTAEELKREQQLKSEVVERNAMLRTKAMRERDEQRERRKYSYCLLRVRLPDGHLLQGTFLAGERVSALYRFVRDSLLDDWQPFELVAPGGQRLQEHQDPAQDPPLNECNLAPAVVLSLCWDAAVQADIEAAGAQNHSVLKPELMQNARTLS, encoded by the exons CTCCAGGCCCCCACCTGTACGCAGCGCCCCCCCTCCCCAGCGGCGGCCGGGCCCTAACGAAGGGGCACAGATGGCAGGGGCAGCCGCGCTGGCCAGGGTGGAGCAGCTGCAGCGGCCACGACCTCTGACCTCCCAGGACGCCATCCGCATCCAGG tgaagaAAGAGCTTGAGGCAGAAGCTGCAGCAACAGCAGTGGAGGGGAAGCCGACAGCCGGCGAG GGCTCCAGGCTGCCAGCGAAGGAGGGTCCGGCCGCCCTGTCTGTCACGGGGGTGTTCTTCACCTGTCCCCTGACCGGAGCCACGCTGGCCAAGAGTGAGCGCGAGACGCACATCAAAGAGGCCATACTGATG CGGTTTGCGGAGGACCCCGTGGAGGCCTCCATCATGATGATCCACACGTTCAACAAGGACAGGGAGAGAGTGAAGAGCGGCATCGACATCATCACcaa GTACATTGACAACATCTGTAAACACCCTGAGGAGGAGAAGTACAGGAAGATCAAAGTGCACAACAAGGTCTTCCAG gaGAAGCTGAGGAGTCTGGATGGCTCTCGCGAGTTCCTCCAGGCAGTCGGGTTCGAGAGCCAGATATTACCGGTCGAAGGCAAAG aTGACGGTGAGGAGTTCCTGGTGCTGCCAGAGGGGGCGCTGTCGGGGCTGGAGGAGCTGCAGGGGCGGCTGAGCCGGCTGCAGGCAGGGGGACCGGTCAGAGCGCAGCTCGACCGGCAGCCCCAGGTGTACCGGCCCTCTCCCTTGGCCAGCCGCTTCGATCTGCCACTGGACTTCTACAACCTGACCGCAGAGGAACTGAAGAGAGAGCAGCAGCTCAA gagtgAAGTTGTGGAGCGCAACGCCATGCTGCGCACAAAGGCGATGCGTGAGAGAGACGAGCAGCGCGAGAGGAGGAAGTACAGCTACTGCCTGCTGAGGGTGCGGCTGCCTGACGGACACCTGCTGCAGG GCACGTTCCTGGCCGGGGAACGTGTGTCGGCGCTGTACCGGTTTGTCAGGGACAGCCTGTTGGATGACTGGCAGCCCTTCGAGCTGGTGGCTCCGGGTGGGCAACGGCTACAGGAGCACCAGGACCCCGCCCAGGACCCCCCCCTTAACGAGTGCAACCTG GCCCCGGCCGTGGTGCTGTCCCTGTGCTGGGACGCGGCAGTGCAGGCCGACATCGAGGCGGCAGGCGCTCAGAACCACAGCGTGCTGAAGCCAGAGCTCATGCAGAACGCCCGGACCCTCAGCTGA